A genomic segment from Lates calcarifer isolate ASB-BC8 linkage group LG13, TLL_Latcal_v3, whole genome shotgun sequence encodes:
- the tmem167a gene encoding protein kish-A produces the protein MSAIFNFQSLLTVILLLICTCAYIRALAPSLLDKNKTGLLGIFWKCARIGERKSPWVACCCVIMAFSILFLQ, from the exons ATG TCGGCCATTTTCAACTTTCAGTCACTGCTTACAGTGATTCTCCTCCTGATCTGTACCTGTGCCTACATCAGAGCACTGGCTCCCAGCCTGCTAGACAAGAACAAGACCGG gCTTCTAGGAATTTTCTGGAAGTGTGCCAGAATAG GTGAGCGGAAGAGTCCCTGGGTGGCTTGCTGCTGTGTCATCATGGCGTTTAGTATACTGTTTCTACAGTAG